Proteins encoded within one genomic window of Humulus lupulus chromosome 1, drHumLupu1.1, whole genome shotgun sequence:
- the LOC133792282 gene encoding LOW QUALITY PROTEIN: CSC1-like protein At4g02900 (The sequence of the model RefSeq protein was modified relative to this genomic sequence to represent the inferred CDS: substituted 1 base at 1 genomic stop codon) produces MASLQDIGMSAAINILSAFSFLVAFALLRLQPINDRVYFPKWYLKGIRGSPTKSGGLVKNVVNLDFNTYIKFLNWMPAALNMPEPELTEHAGLDSTAFMRIYLLGLKIFIPISLLAFVVLVPVNWTGNTLERIKDLTFSNIDKLSISNVPSGSNRFWAHLLMSYVFSYWTCYVLYYEYKTIASMRLRYLASENRRPDQFTVLVKNVPPDPDESVSEHVEHFFCVNHPDHYLMHHVVYNANNLAKLVAKKKSLQNWLVYYQNKHERHPTKKPTTKTGFWGLWGSRVDAIGYYTAEIGKLNQEENAERERVTSDPTATVPAAFVSFKTRWGAAVCAQTQQSSNPTICLTEWAPQPRDVFWDNLAIPYVELSVRRLLMAICLFLLTFFFMIPIAFVQSLANIEGIMKVLPFLKPLIEKKVVKSVIQGFLPGIVLKIFLILLPTILMTMSRIEGFTSLSSLERRSAEKYHLFILVNVFLGSIVTGTAFQQFEKFINEPSTEFTKTVGVSIPMKATFFMTYVMVDGWAGVAAEILRLVPLVMFHLKNTFLVXTEEDREQAMDPGCLDFATSEPRIQLYFLIGLVYSVITPVLLPFIVVFFAFSYMVFRHQKYESAAAFWPHVHKRVITGLIISQLLLMGLFSTKGVAKSTLLLIAQPIMTIWFHRLCKGRFETAFMKFPLQEAMVKDTLEKATEPNLNLRAYLKDAYIHPVFKGEELDKPVAIDEEESSPLVVTKRRSCRGSRHGSDASSEVV; encoded by the exons ATGGCCTCTCTTCAAGATATTGGTATGTCAGCAGCTATCAATATCTTATCTGCATTTTCGTTCCTTGTTGCTTTTGCTCTCCTTAGGCTTCAACCAATCAATGATAGAGTATACTTCCCTAAGTGGTATCTCAAGGGAATTAGAGGAAGCCCAACAAAATCTGGAGGACTTGTCAAGAATGTTGTCAATTTGGATTTCAACACATACATAAAGTTCTTAAATTGGATGCCTGCAGCATTGAACATGCCCGAACCTGAGCTTACAGAGCATGCTGGACTTGATTCTACTGCGTTCATGCGGATTTATCTACTTGG CCTAAAAATTTTCATCCCCATATCCTTGCTTGCTTTTGTCGTTTTGGTGCCTGTGAATTGGACGGGTAATACATTGGAAAGAATAAAGGATTTAACTTTCAGCAACATTGACAAACTTTCAATATCTAACGTTCCATCCGGATCAAACAG GTTTTGGGCTCATTTGTTAATGTCGTATGTCTTCTCATATTGGACATGCTATGTTTTATATTATGAATACAAGACGATAGCTTCTATGAGGCTTCGATATTTAGCATCTGAAAATCGACGTCCAGATCAATTTACG GTTCTTGTGAAGAATGTTCCTCCTGATCCTGATGAGTCAGTCAGTGAGCACGTTGAGCATTTCTTCTGTGTAAATCATCCCGATCATTATCTTATGCATCAT GTTGTGTATAACGCAAATAATCTTGCAAAGTTGGTTGCAAAGAAAAAGAGTCTGCAGAATTGGCTTGTCTATTACCAAAATAAGCATGAGAGACATCCTACAAAGAAGCCCACTACAAAG ACAGGTTTCTGGGGCCTCTGGGGAAGTAGAGTGGATGCAATTGGCTATTATACTGCTGAGATTGGTAAGTTAAACCAAGAG GAAAATGCAGAAAGAGAAAGGGTTACCAGTGATCCTACGGCTACAGTGCCTGCTGCATTTGTTTCATTTAAAACACGATGGGGAGCAGCTGTTTGTGCTCAAACTCAGCAGTCGAGTAATCCTACAATCTGTTTGACAGAGTGGGCTCCTCAGCCGCGTGATGTCTTTTGGGATAATCTTGCAATTCCATATGTTGAACTTAGTGTGCGAAGATTGCTCATGGCTATTTGTCTTTTTCTCCTAACTTTCTTTTTTATGATCCCGATAGCATTCGTTCAGTCTCTAGCCAACATTGAGGGGATAATGAAGGTCCTTCCTTTCTTGAAGCCGCTTATAGAGAA GAAGGTTGTGAAGTCTGTTATCCAAGGGTTTCTTCCGGGAATAGTATTAAAGATATTTCTTATTCTACTTCCAACAATTCTCATGACTATGTCCAGAATAGAAGGTTTTACATCGTTGTCATCTCTGGAGAGGAGATCAGCTGAAAAGTATCATTTGTTCATACTTGTCAATGTGTTTCTTGGAAGCATTGTTACTGGCACAGCATTTCAGCAGTTTGAGAAATTCATTAATGAGCCCTCAACAGA ATTCACAAAAACTGTTGGGGTGTCCATCCCAATGAAAGCCACTTTCTTCATGACTTATGTAATGGTTGATGGATGGGCTGGTGTTGCTGCAGAGATCCTTAGATTGGTTCCATTAGTTATGTTCCACCTTAAGAACACATTTTTGGTTTAGACAGAGGAAGACAGGGAGCAAGCAATGGATCCTGGTTGCTTGGACTTTGCTACATCAGAACCTAGGATACAGTTATATTTCTTGATAGGACTTGTGTATTCTGTTATTACACCCGTACTGCTTCCTTTTATTGTGGTCTTCTTTGCGTTCTCATACATGGTTTTTCGTCATCAG AAATATGAAAGTGCGGCAGCCTTCTGGCCACACGTTCATAAGCGTGTAATTACTGGGTTAATTATATCTCAACTTCTTCTAATGGGATTGTTCAGCACGAAAGGTGTTGCAAAGTCAACGTTATTGCTTATTGCACAACCAATTATGACAATCTGGTTCCATAGATTATGCAAGGGACGTTTTGAAACTGCATTCATGAAATTTCCATTACAG GAAGCAATGGTGAAGGATACACTTGAAAAGGCTACAGAACCAAACCTCAACTTGAGAGCCTATCTTAAGGATGCTTACATACATCCTGTCTTCAAGGGTGAAGAGTTAGATAAACCGGTCGCCATTGACGAAGAAGAGAGCAGCCCCCTTGTGGTTACTAAAAGGAGATCTTGTAGGGGTAGTAGACACGGTTCCGATGCCAGTTCTGAAGTTGTATGA